The DNA window CATCTTTTGGCCCATATTTATACTTGGGCTCTTGCCTGCATTGTTGCTTGACCACCCGTTCCTTTGCCTATATATGGTGTATCAGTCGTGCATGGCGAACTTTCAGATCGCTATCAGACCACTTCTCATGGACTCATAGTAGCACACCTTCTCCAAGGTCTCGAGGCTTCATGTTGTCATCCTGATATAAGTGTCTAACTGGAGTCGTTCTTCCATTGGATTTCCACGTGGTTGTAAATGACACAAAAGTTGTGGATCTAGATGACTCAATCAAAGTTGGCTCGAAGCATATGAGCCTTGCAGTCAATTGAGCCTTCAGGATCTGTTCCTTGTTGTATCTACCAACTAAGACCGAGCTTTTTAATTAGGAGTTTGCAATGAATGGATCTTTAAACGTCGGTATAGCATTCAAAGACCATTCAGGTTTTGTCCGCTAAATATGCACATGTACATCACTGCCTAAGGGAATCTCCGCTTGGTCGGAAAGTTAGAATACACTGAGACCTCGGGGAGACGCTGAACGAAGACTGGGAGATGCGGAGTGTGACGCCCATTCATTTGAAACATTGGAACAAGTTGGAGAAattggaaataatattatttgtggATTTTCAAGATCAAAGTTTAGGGTGGTAAGATCGACTCTAAGAGAACTaagctaagagcatccacaatggcggatgtcGGACCAGCGTGCCGaacgtccgcgcgggacgtccgccattaggcagcatgcatacggatacggacgtcTGCTGCGGACACCAGAGTTTCGCGGCTtttcgggacgtccgccattgcgttgacacgacggacgtcccgattttttattgttttttgtggatgtccctcgggatgtccttggggatgtccgtcattgtgtagtgagatgtccttatgacgtggcggtgcagtgggatgtccttatgacgtgacatgaggtgtttttgggaagtccatCGGGGATGtgcgccgggacatccgtcccattgtggatgctttcATAAGTGATGTTTGGATTGGAGTAGTTTAGGTCCATTGtatagaatataaaaaaaaaagttgaaggATTTTTGTAGATAATTTGGATGAAAAAAGAATGTCGAGCTATGTGAAGTTTATAAACCCGAATGACAGACTAGGGTTTGGAGCCCTAagttaattttgaatttcaatTGTCCAAATCCAAATTAGAAGAATCAAATTTACATCCTATCCAAAGATTTAAACAATATTGCAATTTTAAAACAATAAGATTCAAAATTGGAGATTTAATCTCATGAATTTACAAACAAAATGTAGTACATATACTTAGCTAGCTAGTTATGCATGGTGCACCAGTATTAATGAAATGATTAGGGTTTTGAAATCACAAATGCATGTAATCTGCATATGGGGCTAATTAGAAAATGTTTATTGATGAATTGTCATAAAAATGTGTGGAATGGAATATGAGTACATTACATATATTAACATGGAAAAATTTGAGTGGCGGCAAATAATGGAAATATAAAGCACTCAAAAAAATCAACAACTGTTCTGTATCCTAGCGGCGGCTCTCCTCCCTTCATCCATCAGCGCCGCCCTCGCCGACGTAATCCCTCCACTCCTGACGGCGGCGTCGAACACCGTGGAATCGATCCAGTCCTTGAGTAAGTCCTCCTGCCCCCACATGTCCGGTATCCACACCCGCCCAGCCACCTCCCTCCGGTGCCTCTTCAGCCTCTCCCGCCCGCTCTCCGCAGCCTCAGCCTCAGCGATCGATGGACGATCTCTTCGCTTCTCGTGCCCTAATTTCGATTCGCCTCCTTGCTTCGATGCAATCTGCTTCTCCTCCATTTTTCAGATCGATCTAGCAGACACACACAACCACTAAATGCTCTCTTTagatgtttgtgtgtgtgtgtgtatagtTAGAGAAAATGAATGTGGGGATACAGTGTGAGAATGAATGGTATGCTGAAAGTGTACTTGTATCTATTGAGATTCTTTTCGAATTTGTGTGGGTTTGCTTTTCTTCCAAAAAAGAGAGGCTATGGTTGCAAATTGGAATAGTCCCACACATAaaacctttctttctttctttctttctacaCTATTATTGCCTCCACCACCATCACAACTTGCATTCATCACCCCACCAATTTCATTAATCACATTTTCATCCTTGAGATGGATGCTACTATTTTGTTAACCCAATATTATGGCTCTAGATTCATTATTACATACTCTCTTAGTCCCGTAGACATACGTTCTTTGAGAacaatatcaaattttaatgcattattggtaaaataaaagagaatgagaaaatgTAATTGGAATAATATTAGTAGATGATAGGACCATGAAAAGAATTGATACTGGTATTAGTTGCAGCCAAAcaaatcaattatttattgtcaaGATGGGGACTTGTTTGGATGCAACTTTCATCATAGATATTTTCTGTCTGCTAGCCATCGCCTTCAATAATTTTCGAATCATTATTACTTGATCAATTTTCACGGTTCGTTtccttttcatttatttttatttgtttaaaataaaaaaaaatctgattttaaaatcttttttataaaactattagtgccaaagaaataaaaatacactaACACCATTACCCAAGATGTGGCCAAGATATTCCAATCATTATTTCGTCACTTAACCCTTTGTATAGTTATTTCGCTATATCCAAATTCCAGTTAATTTACACTcattatagataaaaataactTTTTTTAGACACCTCCAAATTTGAATGATGTTTGTATAGTCAAAATCTAAACTGtccttatgttttt is part of the Salvia splendens isolate huo1 chromosome 22, SspV2, whole genome shotgun sequence genome and encodes:
- the LOC121786373 gene encoding protein BIC1-like produces the protein MEEKQIASKQGGESKLGHEKRRDRPSIAEAEAAESGRERLKRHRREVAGRVWIPDMWGQEDLLKDWIDSTVFDAAVRSGGITSARAALMDEGRRAAARIQNSC